One genomic window of Cupriavidus malaysiensis includes the following:
- a CDS encoding endonuclease NucS domain-containing protein, whose protein sequence is MSTTPTNRPPIWQLIRDAVKPLGLGREISNAEIRQILAQDYPDLNVGTVNCQIVICTVNRPSRVHYPENKKPRLANGPYDFLYATGRGKVVWYDPDKHGLWSIEETPEGLKVRRVDDSTEEVPATPDIDTAEPVDDGFGGGAFALESHLRDYLARNPPSTTTHGPLTLFVDADGRDGVEYQTDCGPADLVFLDREGNFVVFELKLGRGPDAALGQVQRYMGWIEHHVAKGKTVSGVIVANSISDKLKYAGKVAPRVQLMEYRLSVDLAPVALSVPAPGGRA, encoded by the coding sequence GTGAGCACCACCCCCACCAACCGCCCGCCCATCTGGCAACTGATCCGCGACGCGGTGAAGCCGCTCGGCCTGGGCCGTGAGATCAGCAACGCCGAGATCCGGCAGATCCTGGCTCAGGACTACCCCGACCTGAACGTGGGAACGGTGAACTGTCAGATCGTCATCTGCACGGTCAACCGCCCGAGCCGGGTGCACTACCCGGAGAACAAGAAACCCCGCCTGGCCAACGGGCCGTACGACTTCCTCTACGCCACCGGGCGCGGCAAGGTCGTCTGGTACGACCCTGACAAGCACGGCCTGTGGTCGATCGAGGAGACCCCCGAGGGGTTGAAGGTCCGCCGCGTGGACGACTCCACCGAAGAGGTGCCCGCCACGCCCGACATCGACACCGCCGAGCCGGTGGACGATGGGTTCGGCGGTGGAGCGTTCGCGCTCGAGAGCCACCTGCGGGACTACCTGGCGCGGAACCCGCCCAGCACCACCACGCACGGCCCCCTCACCCTGTTCGTCGACGCCGACGGACGGGACGGCGTGGAGTACCAGACCGATTGCGGGCCCGCCGACCTCGTGTTCCTGGATCGCGAGGGGAACTTCGTGGTGTTCGAGCTGAAGCTGGGCCGGGGGCCGGACGCCGCGCTGGGTCAGGTGCAGCGCTACATGGGGTGGATCGAGCACCACGTGGCCAAGGGCAAGACCGTGTCCGGGGTGATCGTGGCGAACTCGATCTCCGACAAGCTGAAATACGCCGGCAAGGTCGCCCCGCGCGTTCAGCTCATGGAGTACCGCCTGAGCGTGGACCTCGCGCCCGTCGCGCTGAGCGTGCCCGCACCCGGAGGTCGGGCATGA
- a CDS encoding Eco57I restriction-modification methylase domain-containing protein, translated as MKTQRNSIGRDLDQFYTNPQLAQRLFDELIADHLGDRWSHGVRWLEPSCGTGAFLSLLPEDALGVDLDPKCPGAVQADFLNWTPPTGDDRPLVVVGNPPFKHDVAFFNRCAELGAERIAFIVPRSWQKPSVQNKLARAFHLVHEEVLPLDAFIFEGQPAAVPTVFQVWERRDEQRALIVLPTTHADFAFVPYAQRDTADFAIQRIGVNAGAVKDLDAKHLSKNSHRLVRVTDRNRVAEVRALFEAVDWSPIKACVAGNPSIANGEMVRAYETAVVDRLFAATDWFADVAEVVVQPAVEEPAAVSPTEPVAEPAVAPMTIPAVYERIAELVRASGMDAQGRMVGGVVYTPFELASAMVELARLQPHETVLEPSCGRGSIVFAIVAHWLARGLTHEQVARYCEQKLFVGDLDGQAVEDLRTLYRTFFSEHGVTSELNARVGDALFDGWPGTFSVTIANPPYVGLGKLPKDYAKRVRASFSTCAKGMADLYQAFIEQAQSQSDRSVVIAPNAWMRTKAGTALRNLLRPRVRSVVDFEHRRVFLGPLGASVLTAIVVTGPATQAPVLFRTDMPHESDTPWTVAFRQSDEAMGPAAWALDPAMPGDAIDPDATTLDELAEVLVGVNTNANGAYVVENWTVDGDAVRATNRHGREVRLPLQDAPLFLKLTKTETLADVQHAHRMLCPYDAELKVVPEAQLDPEVLDWFRGHSDLLHARDGGDLRGYEAWHAYGRKQGLYAFDPNECLLLVPCMVDGPMTPVDVTPGQLGGRFLWASGFVVRAKNPADHHRVKALLAAPSTWRFLYRRGKLWTGRYRTFTPNQLRMVPEVVTVTPVVPPVIAVPTTV; from the coding sequence GTGAAGACCCAACGCAACTCCATCGGTCGTGATCTCGACCAGTTTTACACCAACCCCCAACTGGCTCAACGCCTTTTCGACGAGCTGATCGCCGACCACCTCGGTGATCGCTGGTCGCACGGCGTGCGCTGGCTCGAGCCGTCGTGCGGCACCGGGGCATTCCTCTCGCTGCTGCCCGAGGACGCCCTCGGGGTGGACCTCGACCCGAAGTGCCCGGGGGCCGTTCAGGCGGATTTCCTTAACTGGACGCCCCCGACCGGTGACGATCGCCCGCTCGTGGTGGTGGGCAACCCGCCGTTCAAGCACGACGTCGCGTTCTTCAACCGCTGCGCCGAGCTGGGCGCCGAACGCATCGCGTTCATCGTGCCGCGCTCGTGGCAAAAACCGTCGGTCCAGAACAAGCTCGCCCGCGCGTTCCACCTCGTCCACGAGGAGGTGCTGCCGCTCGACGCGTTCATCTTCGAGGGCCAGCCGGCCGCGGTGCCCACGGTCTTCCAGGTGTGGGAGCGCCGCGACGAGCAGCGCGCGCTGATCGTGCTGCCCACCACGCACGCGGATTTCGCGTTCGTGCCGTACGCCCAGCGCGACACCGCCGACTTCGCGATCCAGCGCATCGGGGTGAACGCCGGCGCGGTGAAGGACCTCGACGCCAAGCACCTGAGCAAGAACTCCCACCGCCTCGTGCGCGTGACCGACCGCAACCGGGTCGCCGAGGTCCGCGCGCTCTTCGAAGCCGTGGACTGGTCCCCGATCAAGGCCTGCGTCGCCGGGAACCCGAGCATCGCCAACGGCGAGATGGTGCGGGCCTACGAGACCGCCGTGGTCGACCGCCTGTTCGCCGCCACCGACTGGTTCGCGGACGTCGCCGAGGTGGTGGTCCAGCCGGCCGTCGAGGAACCGGCCGCCGTTTCGCCGACCGAGCCGGTGGCGGAGCCTGCCGTCGCGCCCATGACGATCCCGGCGGTGTACGAGCGCATCGCCGAGCTGGTCCGCGCGTCGGGGATGGACGCCCAGGGGCGCATGGTCGGCGGGGTCGTCTACACCCCGTTCGAGCTGGCGAGCGCGATGGTCGAGCTGGCCCGCCTGCAGCCCCACGAAACGGTGCTGGAGCCGTCGTGCGGCCGTGGGTCGATCGTGTTCGCCATCGTCGCCCACTGGCTGGCCCGTGGCCTGACGCACGAGCAGGTCGCGCGCTACTGCGAGCAGAAGCTGTTCGTCGGTGATCTGGACGGTCAGGCGGTCGAAGATCTCCGCACGCTCTACCGCACGTTCTTCTCCGAGCACGGCGTGACGTCGGAGCTGAACGCCCGCGTCGGGGATGCCCTGTTCGACGGCTGGCCCGGCACGTTCTCCGTGACGATCGCCAACCCGCCGTACGTGGGGCTGGGCAAGCTGCCGAAGGACTACGCAAAGCGCGTGCGCGCGTCGTTCAGCACCTGCGCGAAGGGAATGGCAGACCTCTACCAGGCCTTCATCGAGCAGGCGCAGAGCCAGTCGGACCGCTCGGTGGTGATCGCCCCGAACGCGTGGATGCGCACCAAGGCCGGGACGGCCCTGCGCAACCTGCTGCGCCCGCGTGTCCGCTCGGTGGTGGACTTCGAGCACCGCCGCGTCTTCCTCGGGCCGCTGGGGGCGAGCGTGCTGACCGCGATCGTGGTGACCGGCCCGGCCACCCAGGCACCGGTGCTGTTCCGCACGGACATGCCGCACGAGAGCGACACCCCGTGGACGGTCGCGTTCCGCCAGAGCGACGAAGCGATGGGCCCGGCTGCGTGGGCGCTGGACCCGGCGATGCCCGGGGACGCGATCGACCCCGACGCCACCACGCTGGACGAACTCGCCGAGGTGCTGGTGGGGGTGAACACCAACGCCAACGGGGCGTACGTGGTGGAGAACTGGACGGTCGACGGTGACGCGGTGCGTGCGACGAACCGCCACGGGCGCGAGGTGCGCCTGCCGTTGCAGGACGCCCCGCTGTTCCTGAAGCTGACCAAGACCGAGACGCTCGCCGACGTCCAGCACGCCCACCGCATGCTCTGCCCGTACGACGCGGAGCTGAAGGTGGTGCCCGAGGCGCAGCTCGATCCCGAGGTGCTGGACTGGTTCCGTGGCCACTCGGACCTGCTGCACGCACGCGACGGGGGCGACCTGCGCGGCTACGAGGCGTGGCACGCCTACGGGCGCAAGCAGGGGCTCTACGCGTTCGACCCGAACGAGTGTCTGCTGCTGGTGCCGTGCATGGTGGACGGCCCGATGACGCCGGTTGACGTGACCCCCGGGCAACTCGGTGGGCGCTTCCTGTGGGCGTCGGGCTTCGTGGTGCGTGCGAAGAACCCGGCCGACCACCACCGGGTCAAGGCCCTGCTGGCAGCGCCGAGCACGTGGCGCTTCCTTTACCGTCGCGGCAAGCTGTGGACCGGACGCTACCGGACGTTCACGCCGAACCAGCTCCGCATGGTGCCGGAGGTCGTGACGGTGACGCCGGTGGTGCCGCCGGTGATCGCGGTGCCGACGACGGTGTAG
- a CDS encoding ankyrin repeat domain-containing protein, with translation MTTTNIAAIRRPITSIDQLMKEADALIQRYFKNEISLEKARCVLDKTLMSAALETIGGPDAATAVLEAAVALDHPAFVRELLDAGANPDGLKFDGYGPESNGCPLATAIFDIYEISSAFIINMLLIEGATPDRRRTGDTLLHALARGGDLLGADPDRAQCFHWMVAAGWVVNARNDDGATPLIEAANLGNHYAVAALIALGADVHAVDVYGYSALDMALKSIDQNGVAACVEALVGAGAKPCKPCGDDYYEERERLRGEYDQITQRIKTNGDLTELVQILDKGQHLESRVDNEGATPLIVAAKHGNHKVLTFLMGCGANINAVDHDGLNALDHAVGAARQCRTELLLSVAMATQPVGA, from the coding sequence ATGACCACCACGAACATCGCAGCAATCCGTCGCCCGATCACGTCCATCGACCAGTTGATGAAGGAGGCCGATGCCCTGATCCAGCGCTACTTCAAGAACGAAATCTCGCTTGAAAAGGCACGCTGCGTGCTGGACAAAACGTTGATGTCGGCGGCGCTGGAAACGATCGGGGGTCCCGACGCCGCCACCGCTGTTCTGGAGGCGGCCGTGGCGCTAGACCACCCGGCGTTCGTGAGGGAACTGCTCGATGCCGGTGCGAATCCCGACGGTCTCAAGTTCGACGGGTACGGCCCGGAAAGCAATGGCTGCCCCCTCGCTACTGCGATCTTCGACATCTATGAAATCAGCAGCGCGTTCATCATCAACATGCTGCTGATCGAAGGGGCAACGCCGGACCGTCGCCGCACCGGGGACACCCTTCTGCACGCGCTCGCACGCGGCGGAGATCTGCTGGGCGCCGACCCGGACCGCGCGCAATGCTTCCATTGGATGGTCGCTGCCGGTTGGGTGGTGAACGCTCGCAACGACGACGGCGCCACCCCTCTGATCGAAGCGGCCAATCTGGGGAACCACTACGCGGTCGCGGCACTGATCGCGTTGGGCGCCGACGTCCACGCCGTCGACGTCTATGGGTACAGCGCCCTCGATATGGCACTGAAGAGCATCGATCAGAACGGGGTCGCGGCCTGCGTTGAAGCGCTGGTCGGCGCTGGGGCGAAACCGTGCAAGCCGTGCGGCGACGATTACTACGAAGAACGGGAACGCCTGCGCGGGGAGTATGACCAGATCACCCAGCGTATCAAGACCAACGGCGATCTCACCGAGCTGGTCCAGATCCTCGACAAGGGGCAACACCTCGAATCCCGGGTGGACAACGAGGGCGCCACGCCCCTGATCGTCGCGGCCAAGCATGGCAACCACAAGGTTTTGACCTTCCTGATGGGGTGTGGGGCAAACATCAACGCGGTGGATCACGACGGCCTGAACGCTCTGGACCATGCGGTGGGTGCGGCACGCCAGTGCCGCACGGAGCTGCTGCTCAGCGTGGCGATGGCCACGCAGCCGGTAGGTGCGTAG
- a CDS encoding ankyrin repeat domain-containing protein produces the protein MTTGIANASLCAAAFLGDLDAIRAHLDDGADINGTTTNHAGEALTPLMWASAGGRIEAMYILLAQGASPTYTDPQTGVTALHCAAMANQPEAVAVLMVHGADRHATADHNQGTELVKPIDLTRPGTAAHALLSR, from the coding sequence ATGACCACCGGCATCGCCAACGCCTCCCTGTGCGCCGCGGCGTTTCTCGGCGACCTCGATGCCATCCGCGCGCACCTCGACGACGGGGCGGACATCAACGGCACGACGACGAACCACGCCGGCGAAGCGCTCACCCCGCTGATGTGGGCCAGCGCCGGCGGCCGTATCGAGGCGATGTACATCCTGCTCGCGCAAGGCGCATCGCCCACCTACACCGACCCGCAGACCGGCGTGACGGCGTTGCACTGCGCAGCGATGGCCAACCAGCCGGAAGCGGTGGCGGTGCTGATGGTCCATGGCGCGGACCGTCATGCGACGGCGGACCACAACCAGGGCACCGAGCTTGTGAAGCCCATCGACCTGACCCGACCCGGAACGGCGGCGCACGCGCTGCTGAGCCGCTGA
- a CDS encoding ankyrin repeat domain-containing protein, whose product MAMQNRVLGTPYARRPIDPIAVQASAARSVSIPMPPHGVPYDYYAAAYLLAVQTANQRGAVLALDLVRKAHTVDLLGMALLGDLAAGEMVEVRETLSSPLAVEHLHRVRYHQDDQGGAFVAFKDLTPLHVVALHGMAKFVRPLLKVGVNPRARTACGKTARDLAERRGHHAVVKALTARGA is encoded by the coding sequence ATGGCCATGCAGAACCGCGTCCTCGGCACGCCGTACGCGCGCCGTCCGATCGACCCGATCGCCGTCCAGGCGTCGGCCGCTCGCTCCGTTTCGATCCCGATGCCGCCGCACGGGGTCCCGTACGACTACTACGCGGCGGCGTACCTGCTCGCGGTGCAGACCGCCAACCAGCGCGGGGCGGTGCTCGCCCTCGACCTGGTGCGCAAGGCCCACACCGTCGACCTGCTGGGCATGGCGCTGCTGGGCGACCTGGCCGCCGGCGAGATGGTGGAGGTGCGCGAAACCCTGTCCTCGCCGTTGGCGGTGGAGCACCTGCACCGCGTGCGCTACCACCAGGACGACCAGGGCGGGGCGTTCGTCGCGTTCAAGGACCTCACGCCGCTGCACGTGGTGGCCCTGCACGGCATGGCGAAGTTCGTCCGCCCGTTGCTCAAAGTCGGGGTGAATCCCCGTGCGCGGACCGCGTGCGGCAAGACCGCTCGCGACCTGGCGGAGCGCCGCGGCCACCACGCGGTGGTGAAAGCCCTGACCGCCCGGGGCGCATGA
- a CDS encoding N-6 DNA methylase — MARKTTTSTTTTTKAFTDRVERFAQNNPIRSGVKAILDDIIQLQFNVLSVTAPMMYALTAGAAWFNKDHLIALDEYRGHPQAWAEQLALGAMYLELVKTSAPFTDVLGDVYGSAIAPKQAKAMGQHLTPAGLADGLARFAAQMGQGATTGEANRPFNASEGQIVCDPACGTGALLLANLRQAFAAHGKEGVARMYVFANDIDPAMVKATVVQIVQSSILHNVPFGGLRVHCSDLIRHYHDATADTVAVQICPNRVRSAEHACDETARKEAKAGQATTSTVA; from the coding sequence ATGGCCCGCAAAACCACCACGAGCACGACCACCACGACGAAGGCGTTCACCGACCGTGTGGAACGCTTCGCGCAGAACAACCCGATCCGCTCGGGCGTGAAGGCGATCCTTGACGACATCATCCAGTTGCAGTTCAACGTGTTGTCGGTCACGGCCCCGATGATGTACGCCCTGACCGCGGGCGCGGCGTGGTTCAACAAGGATCACCTGATCGCGCTGGACGAGTACCGCGGCCACCCGCAGGCATGGGCGGAGCAGTTGGCCCTTGGCGCGATGTACTTGGAGCTGGTGAAGACCTCGGCACCGTTCACCGACGTGCTGGGGGACGTCTACGGGTCCGCAATCGCACCGAAGCAGGCCAAGGCGATGGGGCAACACCTGACGCCGGCCGGTCTGGCGGACGGGCTCGCGCGCTTCGCGGCCCAGATGGGCCAGGGCGCGACGACCGGGGAGGCAAACCGGCCGTTCAACGCCAGCGAAGGCCAGATCGTATGCGACCCGGCGTGCGGCACCGGCGCGTTGCTGCTGGCAAACCTCCGTCAGGCGTTCGCGGCCCACGGGAAGGAAGGGGTGGCGCGCATGTACGTGTTCGCGAACGACATCGACCCCGCCATGGTGAAGGCCACGGTGGTGCAGATCGTGCAGTCCAGCATCCTGCACAACGTGCCGTTTGGCGGGCTGCGGGTGCATTGCTCCGACCTGATCCGCCACTACCACGACGCGACGGCCGACACGGTGGCGGTTCAGATTTGCCCGAACCGTGTCCGCAGCGCGGAGCACGCCTGTGACGAGACGGCCCGCAAGGAGGCGAAGGCAGGTCAGGCGACCACGAGCACGGTGGCTTAA
- a CDS encoding ankyrin repeat domain-containing protein: MNDKPYANGAMIKMLVNVFEVSRNEYESEHEQTLLHYAAWAGNAEAAHALIELGAEVDAKTLDGHTPLLFAVQQRSVDTVRVLIEAGADVNAEDESNRSILDHLFLDNMVETTRRNDLRVIRLLLDGGADPTLGLTFALGEDHGLGVRATVRAGADVQAACADAGDQAGACALRQIDILRARREKKPTDNRG; encoded by the coding sequence ATGAACGACAAGCCGTACGCCAACGGGGCGATGATCAAAATGCTCGTCAACGTGTTTGAGGTGAGCCGGAACGAGTACGAGAGCGAACACGAGCAAACGTTGCTCCACTACGCGGCCTGGGCAGGAAATGCCGAAGCCGCGCATGCGCTGATCGAGCTGGGGGCGGAGGTCGATGCCAAAACGCTCGACGGGCACACGCCGCTTCTTTTTGCCGTGCAGCAGCGCTCGGTCGACACCGTACGGGTGTTGATCGAGGCGGGTGCTGACGTGAACGCAGAGGACGAGTCGAACCGTTCCATTCTCGATCACCTCTTTTTGGACAACATGGTTGAGACCACCCGTCGGAACGATCTGCGCGTGATCCGGCTGCTGCTTGACGGTGGGGCCGATCCGACGTTGGGCCTGACCTTTGCCCTCGGCGAAGACCATGGCTTGGGCGTGCGCGCGACGGTGCGCGCCGGCGCCGACGTACAGGCCGCATGCGCCGACGCGGGCGACCAAGCTGGGGCATGCGCACTCCGGCAGATCGACATCCTCCGTGCGCGGCGTGAAAAAAAACCGACGGACAACCGGGGCTGA
- a CDS encoding DUF5710 domain-containing protein, with the protein MLMLNVPFAQKEEAKALGARWNQAEKKWYVPDHVDPAPFLARPEWTDPEYVPPPQVPGKGPKWPLYVDLIPRTAWFSNLRSELNEAEWTALKRRTFDAAGWVCEVCTCKGPKWPVECHERFNYDEETGVQTLTGTIALCPSCHESTHMGFARTRGREAEAMAHLMAVNGWTDPEARQHVQEAMRTYGRRSARDWQFDARWLLGRLDLSEETREKIMGHAEGLAPRIVTEEQQGIRDAHAYEGQDNGLFDDFFHQPN; encoded by the coding sequence ATGCTGATGTTGAACGTCCCCTTTGCGCAAAAGGAGGAGGCCAAAGCCTTGGGGGCGCGCTGGAACCAGGCCGAGAAGAAATGGTACGTCCCCGACCACGTGGACCCGGCGCCGTTCCTGGCCCGGCCCGAGTGGACCGACCCGGAGTATGTCCCGCCGCCGCAGGTGCCCGGCAAGGGTCCGAAATGGCCGCTGTACGTCGACCTGATCCCGCGCACGGCCTGGTTCTCCAACCTCCGGTCGGAGCTGAACGAGGCCGAGTGGACGGCGTTGAAGCGTCGGACGTTCGACGCCGCCGGGTGGGTGTGCGAAGTCTGCACCTGCAAGGGGCCCAAGTGGCCGGTGGAGTGCCACGAGCGGTTCAACTACGACGAGGAGACGGGAGTCCAGACCCTGACGGGCACCATCGCCCTGTGCCCGTCCTGCCACGAGAGCACGCACATGGGGTTCGCCCGCACCCGGGGCCGCGAGGCTGAAGCCATGGCGCACCTCATGGCGGTCAACGGCTGGACCGATCCGGAAGCACGCCAGCACGTCCAGGAGGCGATGCGCACGTACGGCCGGCGCAGCGCACGGGACTGGCAGTTCGACGCCCGCTGGTTGCTCGGCCGGCTCGACCTGTCAGAGGAGACTCGGGAGAAGATCATGGGGCACGCGGAAGGCCTGGCCCCGCGGATCGTCACCGAGGAGCAGCAGGGGATCCGGGACGCCCACGCCTACGAGGGGCAGGACAACGGGCTGTTCGACGACTTCTTTCACCAGCCCAACTGA
- a CDS encoding ankyrin repeat domain-containing protein, with protein sequence MTTVTTDSLNLDLLSFAAAGNALGIRFALHYGADLHATDGNHRTAVQLAEQNGHTRLAQWLLDMRAPRSA encoded by the coding sequence ATGACCACCGTAACCACCGACAGCCTCAACCTGGACCTGCTGAGCTTCGCCGCGGCCGGCAACGCCCTGGGCATCCGGTTCGCGCTGCACTACGGCGCGGACCTCCACGCCACCGACGGGAACCACCGGACGGCGGTACAGCTCGCGGAGCAGAACGGCCACACCCGGCTGGCGCAGTGGCTCCTCGACATGCGGGCCCCGCGCTCCGCGTGA
- a CDS encoding ankyrin repeat domain-containing protein produces MTDTTSTAPCYPLDDWALEAAINAGNTDWVAQLVAAGADLTRPRSDTYGRGGVTPLGLAVHFGSPDIVELLLDAGAPVNQVAVRWGGTALHMAVVESVGDGVVEMLLKAGADPLLTDGKGRRPLDYLGWAVAEHLSDGDKDLVRIATRLAINTAKLNGQKRPKRH; encoded by the coding sequence ATGACCGACACCACCAGCACCGCCCCCTGCTACCCGCTCGACGACTGGGCCTTGGAAGCGGCCATCAACGCGGGCAACACCGACTGGGTAGCCCAGCTCGTCGCCGCCGGCGCAGATCTGACGCGCCCACGGTCCGACACGTACGGGCGAGGTGGCGTGACCCCGCTGGGCCTGGCGGTCCACTTCGGGAGCCCCGACATCGTGGAGCTGCTGCTCGACGCGGGCGCTCCGGTGAACCAGGTCGCGGTGCGGTGGGGCGGTACGGCGCTGCACATGGCCGTGGTGGAGAGCGTGGGCGATGGCGTGGTGGAAATGCTGCTCAAGGCCGGGGCCGACCCACTGCTGACCGACGGGAAGGGGCGGCGCCCGCTCGACTACCTGGGCTGGGCCGTGGCCGAGCACCTGTCCGACGGCGACAAGGACCTGGTGCGCATCGCCACCCGGCTCGCGATCAACACCGCGAAGTTGAACGGGCAGAAACGCCCGAAGCGTCACTGA
- a CDS encoding GmrSD restriction endonuclease domain-containing protein, which yields MSNYQDRIKPVDFGIQTYLGNIQAGSYQIPTFQRDVVWERGNVKLLWDSVYKFYPLGSILVWRTPLPLHSHRSIGGHVLTEPLNAAEYRYILDGQQRTTSLYTSIYGGTIEGQSTDPSVYVDLSIALKGPTDDESYRERFLFWDEIDDKDGALIRNKGRQMRYTQGLIVSLRDIVFDFGKLDSKLSNLPYEAPERQRLRQMQSILANYRLSFIELHGIEVSEVCQIFERVNQAGRPLNIFDIVVAKTYRVANPEAGITGFYLRDLIQGFRTSLGTSNYALLDDWTFLQMVAVCVRIHQQKVHGRATVLNITDKYLNELKAEDIEAVWEGAQAAIRKTLGFLDNTLDLNGPNLIPYRYVYMTLTGYFFDNPAPSLDLAQRYFWFSSFHQSDLLSNTTGLWEHVDQLRDGDGSKVFSKGFTLDRNALRLTQYSTRGGRARALLAFYAHHHPRDWGQGHGPVLNAVYYTLTDRPNLHHIFPSDFVAKSNLDHKDLSDSLLNIAYLPQLTNLQISNKNPLDYLGSYVGLSTWAREAFLGVLKSHLVPTEIVEWQETLTELPPDALVRFIEARLDLVLEALEKKLDGITTKIYDSAPPLLAKGPVTPVAAPNMDDAASAEA from the coding sequence ATGAGCAACTACCAAGACCGGATCAAACCGGTTGACTTCGGCATCCAGACGTATCTCGGCAACATCCAGGCCGGGTCCTACCAGATTCCGACGTTCCAGCGCGACGTCGTGTGGGAGCGCGGCAACGTCAAGCTGCTCTGGGACAGCGTGTACAAGTTCTACCCGTTGGGCAGCATCCTGGTTTGGCGTACCCCGCTGCCGCTCCATAGCCACCGCAGCATCGGCGGTCACGTCCTGACCGAGCCGCTCAACGCCGCCGAGTACCGCTACATCCTGGACGGCCAGCAGCGCACGACCTCGCTCTACACGTCGATCTATGGCGGCACGATCGAGGGGCAATCCACCGACCCCAGCGTCTACGTCGACCTGTCCATCGCCCTCAAAGGGCCGACGGACGACGAGAGCTACCGCGAACGCTTCCTGTTCTGGGACGAGATCGACGACAAGGACGGCGCCCTGATCCGCAACAAGGGCCGCCAGATGCGGTACACCCAGGGGTTGATCGTCTCCCTGCGCGACATCGTGTTCGACTTCGGCAAGCTCGACAGCAAGCTGTCGAACCTCCCCTACGAAGCCCCCGAGCGTCAGCGCCTGCGCCAGATGCAAAGCATCCTGGCGAACTACCGCCTTTCGTTCATCGAACTGCACGGGATCGAGGTCTCGGAGGTCTGCCAGATCTTCGAACGGGTGAACCAGGCCGGGCGCCCCCTCAACATTTTCGACATCGTGGTGGCGAAGACCTACCGCGTGGCGAACCCCGAGGCGGGCATCACCGGGTTCTACCTGCGCGATCTGATCCAGGGTTTCCGGACCAGCCTGGGCACGTCGAACTACGCCCTGCTGGACGACTGGACCTTTTTGCAGATGGTGGCGGTGTGCGTACGCATCCACCAGCAGAAGGTGCACGGTCGCGCCACCGTGCTGAACATCACCGACAAGTACCTCAACGAGCTGAAAGCCGAGGACATCGAGGCCGTGTGGGAAGGCGCCCAGGCGGCGATCCGCAAGACCTTGGGCTTCCTGGACAACACGCTCGACCTGAATGGGCCGAACCTGATCCCGTACCGGTACGTCTACATGACGTTGACGGGCTACTTCTTCGACAACCCGGCGCCGAGCCTCGATCTGGCCCAGCGCTATTTCTGGTTCTCATCCTTCCACCAGAGCGACCTGCTGAGCAACACGACGGGCCTCTGGGAGCACGTCGATCAGCTCAGGGACGGTGACGGCTCGAAGGTGTTCAGCAAGGGATTCACGCTGGACCGCAACGCACTGCGCCTGACGCAATACTCGACGCGTGGTGGTCGTGCGCGTGCCCTGCTGGCGTTCTACGCCCACCACCATCCGCGCGACTGGGGCCAAGGCCACGGGCCGGTGCTCAACGCCGTCTACTACACGCTGACCGACCGGCCGAACCTCCACCACATCTTCCCGAGCGATTTTGTGGCGAAGTCGAACCTGGACCACAAGGACCTGTCGGACAGCCTGCTGAACATCGCCTACCTGCCGCAGCTCACGAACCTGCAAATCTCCAACAAGAACCCGTTGGACTACCTCGGGTCGTACGTGGGCCTTTCGACCTGGGCCCGCGAGGCGTTCCTTGGCGTGCTGAAATCGCATCTGGTGCCCACGGAAATCGTGGAATGGCAGGAGACCCTGACGGAACTGCCACCGGACGCGCTGGTGCGGTTCATCGAGGCGCGTCTGGACCTGGTGCTCGAAGCGCTGGAGAAGAAGCTCGACGGGATCACCACGAAGATCTACGACAGCGCCCCGCCGCTGCTGGCGAAGGGCCCGGTCACCCCAGTCGCCGCCCCGAACATGGACGACGCGGCCTCCGCCGAGGCCTAA